The following coding sequences lie in one Pungitius pungitius chromosome 18, fPunPun2.1, whole genome shotgun sequence genomic window:
- the LOC119226560 gene encoding calsenilin-like isoform X1: protein MQADGKAMDGGMLPDANGTDPNPGGKTDGSKWEKPRLTRKSLMKCCLVKWIIASTTQQGPDDSCDGEFELSMVRHQPEGLDQLQAQTQFTRKELQSLYRGFKNECPSGLVDEETFKIIYSQFFPQGDATTYAHFLFNAFDLDRNGSIRFEDFVIGLSVLLRGSVTEKLRWAFNLYDINKDGYITKEEMMSIMTSIYDMMGRHTLPSVRDDSPYEHVEKFFQKMDRNRDGVVTIDEFIETCQKDENIMASMQLFENVI, encoded by the exons ATGCAG GcggatggaaaggccatggatGGCGGCATGCTGCCTGACGCCAACGGGACGGATCCAAACCCGGGTGGAAAGACAGACGGCTCCAAGTGGGAGAAACCGCGGCTCACGCGTAAATCTCTGATGAAGTGCTGTCTCGTCAAGTGGATAATTGCCAGTACCACGCAGCAAGGGCCAG ATG ACAGCTGTGACGGCGAATTTGAACTCTCGATGGTGCGTCACCAACCGGAGGGCCTCGATCAGCTCCAGGCCCAGACGCAGTTCACCAGGAAGGAGCTTCAGTCGCTTTACAGAGGCttcaaaaat GAATGTCCCAGTGGACTAGTGGATGAGGAAACTTTCAAGATCATTTACTCGCAGTTCTTCCCTCAAGGAG ATGCAACCACGTATGCACATTTCTTGTTCAACGCATTTGACTTGGACAGAAATGGCTCCATCCGGTTTGAG GACTTTGTGATAGGATTATCTGTGCTGCTTCGAGGCTCTGTTACCGAGAAACTTCGATGGGCATTCAACCTTTACGACATCAATAAAGACGGCTATATTACTAAAGAG GAAATGATGTCAATAATGACGTCCATTTATGACATGATGGGCAGGCATACCTTACCCAGTGTACGAGACGACTCTCCCTATGAGCACGTGGAGAAATTCTTCCAG AAAATGGATCGAAACAGAGATGGGGTGGTGACTATTGATGAATTCATAGAAACCTGCCAAAAG GATGAAAATATAATGGCTTCCATGCAGCTCTTTGAAAACGTCATCTAG
- the LOC119226560 gene encoding calsenilin-like isoform X2, translating into MDVDGMEVFAIAVVVAMFVIVLKQFGVWEPLSLEDSCDGEFELSMVRHQPEGLDQLQAQTQFTRKELQSLYRGFKNECPSGLVDEETFKIIYSQFFPQGDATTYAHFLFNAFDLDRNGSIRFEDFVIGLSVLLRGSVTEKLRWAFNLYDINKDGYITKEEMMSIMTSIYDMMGRHTLPSVRDDSPYEHVEKFFQKMDRNRDGVVTIDEFIETCQKDENIMASMQLFENVI; encoded by the exons ATGGACGTGGATGGCATGGAAGTATTTGccattgctgttgttgttgcaatgtTTGTAATTGTGCTCAAACAATTTGGGGTTTGGGAGCCCTTGTCACTTGAAG ACAGCTGTGACGGCGAATTTGAACTCTCGATGGTGCGTCACCAACCGGAGGGCCTCGATCAGCTCCAGGCCCAGACGCAGTTCACCAGGAAGGAGCTTCAGTCGCTTTACAGAGGCttcaaaaat GAATGTCCCAGTGGACTAGTGGATGAGGAAACTTTCAAGATCATTTACTCGCAGTTCTTCCCTCAAGGAG ATGCAACCACGTATGCACATTTCTTGTTCAACGCATTTGACTTGGACAGAAATGGCTCCATCCGGTTTGAG GACTTTGTGATAGGATTATCTGTGCTGCTTCGAGGCTCTGTTACCGAGAAACTTCGATGGGCATTCAACCTTTACGACATCAATAAAGACGGCTATATTACTAAAGAG GAAATGATGTCAATAATGACGTCCATTTATGACATGATGGGCAGGCATACCTTACCCAGTGTACGAGACGACTCTCCCTATGAGCACGTGGAGAAATTCTTCCAG AAAATGGATCGAAACAGAGATGGGGTGGTGACTATTGATGAATTCATAGAAACCTGCCAAAAG GATGAAAATATAATGGCTTCCATGCAGCTCTTTGAAAACGTCATCTAG
- the prnpb gene encoding prion protein b, with amino-acid sequence MGRMGELLRVSLLVVFLLNTESTWAKRAGSSSRGSSSSSKKTSTTNRGGTQSKPSPSYPRQPQSPNRNPNPYPPGGSYPGAGNPGGVPRQNPPAAGYPAAGGYPPAGGNPAAGRYPAAGGNPPAGGYPPAGGYPNQYPGRGNYPNQHPPAGGYPAAGGYPAAGGYPAAGGYPNQYPGRAGNPGGYPNQYPAAGGYPAGGGYPAGGGYPVRGGNTGWGQPGAGGYPGGGGGGYPGGGGGGYPGAGVGGYTNWNPNNKILSPRYGGGGYGGGGYGGQGMGGSPFSRSVQGMGYQPKSSGFAKKAMLAAGVGAVAGMAVGYGLGRFPRPHFNFRNPEEEQYYNNYMYKRYGTQSTDEKDYGRDYVYKPPPRAESYDKFMERCMNRTDLLKDEGSSSTRPKSQDGVGEDVDDTVSIEEIGYPALIEQLKSRRCVEQFMVYSERFLQERKAEQQTQSNRSSPLSDGAIQLFTSLLMLLSSMLLVQ; translated from the coding sequence ATGGGAAGGATGGGTGAGTTGCTCCGGGTTTCCCTTCTTGTTGTGTTCCTCCTGAACACTGAATCGACATGGGCCAAAAGagcgggcagcagcagcagaggaagcagcagcagcagcaagaaaaCCTCTACCACCAATAGAGGTGGCACGCAGTCGAAGCCCTCCCCGAGCTACCCTCGACAGCCACAGAGTCCCAATCGGAACCCCAATCCATATCCTCCTGGTGGAAGTTACCCGGGAGCAGGCAATCCGGGAGGAGTCCCAAGACAAAACCCACCTGCAGCTGGATATCCGGCTGCTGGTGGCTATCCGCCCGCCGGTGGGAATCCCGCCGCCGGTAGATATCCGGCCGCCGGTGGAAATCCGCCCGCCGGGGGCTATCCGCCCGCTGGGGGCTATCCGAACCAATACCCTGGGAGAGGGAATTATCCAAATCAACATCCACCTGCTGGAGGCTacccagctgctggaggctacccagctgctggaggctacccagctgctggaggctatCCCAACCAATACCCAGGCAGAGCTGGCAACCCAGGCGGATATCCCAACCAGTACCCAGCTGCAGGTGGCTACCCAGCAGGAGGTGGCTACCCAGCAGGAGGTGGCTACCCGGTCAGAGGGGGAAATACAGGTTGGGGTCAGCCTGGTGCAGGGGGTTACCCtggtggagggggtggtggttaccctggtggaggaggtggtggttaTCCTGGTGCAGGGGTTGGTGGTTACACCAACTGGAACCCAAATAATAAGATCCTTAGTCCCCGCTATGGCGGGGGAGGCTACGGCGGCGGAGGCTATGGTGGGCAAGGGATGGGAGGGTCTCCTTTCTCTCGTTCTGTGCAGGGAATGGGTTACCAGCCCAAGTCTTCAGGTTTTGCCAAAAAAGCCATGCTGGCAGCAGGCGTCGGGGCTGTGGCCGGGATGGCTGTTGGGTATGGACTAGGTCGCTTCCCTCGACCACACTTCAATTTCCGCAATCCTGAAGAAGAGCAGTACTACAACAACTACATGTACAAACGCTACGGCACCCAGTCCACTGATGAGAAGGACTACGGCCGCGATTACGTCTACAAGCCTCCACCGCGGGCAGAGTCTTACGACAAGTTCATGGAGCGCTGCATGAACAGGACCGACCTCCTTAAAGATGAGGGGAGCAGCTCGACCAGGCCCAAGAGTCAGGATGGAGTTGGCGAAGATGTAGACGACACCGTCAGCATCGAGGAGATTGGGTACCCGGCCCTGATTGAGCAGCTGAAGTCCCGCCGCTGCGTCGAGCAGTTCATGGTGTACTCGGAGCGCTTTCTGCAAGAACGAAAAGCCGAGCAACAAACCCAGTCGAATCGCAGCAGCCCTCTGAGCGACGGGGCCATTCAGCTTTTCACCTCCCTCCTAATGCTGCTTTCCAGCATGCTTCTTGTACAGTGA
- the LOC119226556 gene encoding protein phosphatase PTC7 homolog: protein MLSVLSYGRLVARAVLGGLSQTDSRDYSLITASYGFGKDFRKGILKKGMCYGDDACFIARNRNADVLGVADGVGGWRDYGVDPSQFSATLMRSCERLVKEGRFTPSNPVGILTSGYYELLQNKVPLLGSSTACIVVLDRRSHRLHACNLGDSGFLVVREGEVVHRSDEQQHYFNTPFQLSIAPPGAEGVVLSDSPDAADSSSFDVQLGDIILTATDGLFDNMPDYMILQELKKLKTSNYDSILQTAQRIAKQAHDLAYDPNYMSPFAQFACDNGLNVRGGKPDDITVLLSIVAEYTD from the exons ATGTTATCCGTACTGTCTTATGGCAGACTGGTAGCCAGGGCTGTCCTGGGCGGACTCTCTCAGACGGACAGTCGGGACTACAGCCTGATCACCGCCAGCTATGGCTTCGGCAAAGACTTTCGAAAGGGGATCCTGAAGAAAGGGATGTGCTACGGAGACGACGCGTGCTTCATTGCGCGGAACAGAAACGCCGATGTTTTGG GTGTTGCAGACGGCGTTGGTGGTTGGCGTGACTACGGCGTCGATCCGTCTCAGTTCTCCGCCACGTTGATGAGAAGCTGTGAGCGACTGGTGAAGGAGGGACGCTTCACGCCCAGTAACCCAGTGGGTATCCTGACCTCTGGCTACTACGAGCTCCTACAAAACAAAGTCCCCCTGCTAG GGAGCAGCACGGCCTGTATCGTCGTCCTGGATCGACGGAGTCACCGGTTACACGCGTGCAACCTCGGGGACTCGGGGTTCCTGGTGGTTCGGGAGGGAGAGGTGGTTCATCGCTCGGACGAGCAGCAGCACTATTTTAACACGCCTTTCCAGCTGTCCATCGCTCCTCCTGGAGCCGAAGGGGTGGTGCTCAGTGACAG CCCCGACGCAGCTGACAGCTCCTCTTTCGACGTGCAGCTCGGTGACATCATCCTGACGGCCACCGACGGCCTGTTTGACAACATGCCAGACTACATGATCCTTCAGGAGCTTAAAAAACTTAAG ACTTCCAACTATGACAGCATCCTGCAGACTGCACAGCGCATTGCAAAGCAAGCTCACGACCTTGCCTATGACCCCAATTATATGTCTCCTTTTGCACAGTTTGCCTGTGACAATGGTCTGAATGTAAGGG GAGGGAAGCCAGATGATATCACGGTGCTCCTGTCAATTGTGGCAGAATATACAgattga